One genomic window of Caenorhabditis elegans chromosome I includes the following:
- the B0379.7 gene encoding uncharacterized protein (Confirmed by transcript evidence) yields the protein MIVYVLLAIVAVLAYFYFKNSENGKNATTSQRSSRSTRSTKSSRSSPKTVPVTEQPAAAPPQQLEQPTPAPAPESAPAPVQCPEPTPEVPQQPTQVSAPVQEITQGAPAPIPEPTPVTAEQPTPVDPLSSPIKPIGRDSVLLAPKDNVYGGIGGKSERMAPTENASGGGNSVILGPKDNTSNGVGGKSERLAVDSGPASSDQSSSAPASTESKKSKKIKKKKNKKSKDKKKSNSRKNKKNKKSKGKSTSTSEPPTPNQPETGVQTANELRNDAPESNVNTAMSIQSPVQDTPEPDVKTASEAKNDIPESGVKTAAEVKNDVPESGVKTAAEAKNDAFESDVKSAIEAKSDAPESDVKTAIELGGEQKSGSTASSVNSKKSKKNRKKKKRSKAKAKKSAEKVEKDPSSSQ from the exons ATGATCGTGTACGTCCTACTGGCAATTGTCGCTGTTCTGGCCTACTTCTACTTCAAGAACAGTGAGAATGGCAAGAATGCAACGACATCTCAAAGAAGTTCAAGAAGCACTCGTTCCACAAAAAGCTCGAGATCATCTCCGAAGACTGTGCCTGTTACTGAACAGCCTGCAGCTGCTCCACCTCAACAACTCGAACAACCGACCCCTGCACCTGCTCCGGAATCTGCTCCTGCTCCAGTTCAATGCCCGGAACCAACTCCTGAAGTCCCTCAGCAACCAACACAAGTGTCCGCTCCAGTTCAAGAAATCACTCAAGGTGCTCCTGCTCCAATCCCCGAGCCAACTCCAGTCACTGCAGAACAGCCAACTCCAGTTGATCCTTTGAGCTCTCCAATTAAACCAATTGGTAGAGACTCTGTATTGTTGGCGCCGAAGGACAATGTTTATGGAGGAATTGGTGGGAAATCCGAGAGGATGGCTCCAACTGAGAATGCTTCTGGAGGTGGGAACTCGGTTATTTTGGGCCCAAAGGATAATACTTCCAATGGTGTCGGTGGAAAATCGGAGAGATTGGCTGTGGATTCTGGACCTGCTTCATCTGATCAATCATCTTCTGCTCCTGCTTCTACTGAATCgaagaaatcgaagaaaattaaaaagaagaagaacaagaagTCGAAGGATAAGAAGA aatcaaaCAGTcgcaaaaacaagaaaaataagaaaagcaAGGGAAAGAGCACATCTACTTCTGAGCCTCCAACTCCAAATCAACCGGAAACTGGAGTTCAAACTGCCAACGAACTTCGTAACGATGCTCCTGAATCAAATGTGAACACTGCCATGTCAATCCAATCTCCAGTTCAAGATACTCCAGAACCTGATGTCAAAACCGCTTCTGAAGCCAAAAACGACATTCCAGAATCTGGTGTGAAGACTGCTGCAGAGGTAAAGAATGATGTTCCTGAATCAGGAGTCAAGACTGCCGCCGAAGCAAAGAACGATGCTTTTGAGAGTGATGTTAAGTCTGCAATCGAGGCAAAATCTGATGCACCAGAATCTGACGTGAAGACTGCAATTGAACTTGGTGGAGAACAGAAGAGCGGATCGACT gcgAGCAGTGTTAACTCGAAGAAATCGAAGAAGAATCGCAAGAAGAAGA AGCGCAGCAAGGCGAAGGCAAAGAAGTCAGCTGAGAAAGTAGAGAAAGATCCATCTTCTTCACAGTGA
- the B0379.2 gene encoding RanBD1 domain-containing protein (Confirmed by transcript evidence) produces the protein MESILQIIVKCFPIATFILFAAFCASKPKEVRRSPARKLTMSTSTLESEKEELNSVEMVLAEEIKKEEKEPENPLINETMSEDRSVACGNKSDSKELKEMVSPDKEKKKEDSKAEQEFVLDETNPHFAFLLAGENRDPAQSVLHAKNAFEHSNGFMWTMKKRLAFDEGCWKHLSRRIGAIRAEGFEVRVNTRQARENKQSADRETKIDLVFNKFAVGKGKKKAGGE, from the exons ATG GAGAGCATCTTACAAATTAttgtaaaatgttttccaattgCAACGTTCATCCTTTTCGCGGCATTTTGT GCAAGTAAACCAAAAGAAGTTAGAAGAAGCCCAGCGAGAAAACTGACAATGTCAACTTCTACTTTGGAATCTGAAAAGGAGGAATTGAACAGTGTTGAGATGGTTTTGGCGGAAGAGATCAAAAAGGAGGAAAAGGAACCTGAAAACCCATTGATTAATGAGACAATGTCAGAAGATAGAAGTGTTGCATGTGGAAATAAGAGTGATTCGAAGGAACTGAAAGAAATGGTATCTCCAGacaaggaaaagaaaaaagaagactcGAAAGCAGAGCAAGAATTCGTCCTCGATGAAACCAATCCACATTTTGCTTTTCTTCTTGCTGGAGAAAACAGAGATCCTGCTCAATCAGTTCTTCAcgcaaaaaatgcatttgaaCACTCGAATGGATTCATGTGGACAATGAAGAAGAGATTGGCTTTTGATGAAGGTTGCTGGAAACACTTGAGCCGTAGAATTGGAGCTATTAGAGCAGAG GGATTCGAAGTCAGAGTGAACACTCGTCAAGCAAGGGAGAATAAGCAAAG TGCGGATCGGGAGACCAAAATTGACCTCGTGTTCAACAAGTTTGCAGTTggaaaaggaaagaagaagGCTGGTGGAGAGTGA